One genomic region from Leptospira montravelensis encodes:
- the rpsQ gene encoding 30S ribosomal protein S17 has product MEDKNSKKSLTIQGVVVSDAMDKTVVIEIITRKVHPRFKKIMTRTSRVKIHDEKNECQVGDRVIAVETRPLSKQKHHKLVKVIEKAKLV; this is encoded by the coding sequence ATGGAAGATAAAAACTCTAAAAAGTCTTTAACCATTCAAGGTGTAGTTGTGAGCGATGCTATGGATAAAACTGTAGTGATCGAAATCATCACAAGAAAAGTACACCCACGGTTTAAGAAGATTATGACCAGAACTTCCCGCGTGAAAATTCACGACGAGAAGAACGAGTGTCAAGTTGGTGATCGAGTCATCGCTGTGGAAACAAGACCACTTTCTAAGCAGAAACACCATAAACTTGTAAAGGTAATTGAGAAGGCGAAATTAGTATGA
- the rplD gene encoding 50S ribosomal protein L4, translating into MKARKYNKEGVFVSEVELPAELFATGISLGAIYDAVKAENANNRQGTHSTKDRSEVRGGGIKPWAQKGTGRARQGSIRAPHFVGGGIIHGPKPRDYSSNLSRSVKKKAVLSILNKKAEENRIAIIEDVEPSSYSTKSIYNILKNMEIAEKGNVGFVVAGENQFLKKSTRNIENLKYVNSKRVVCRDILYNNNLVISESALKELQAQYSKKG; encoded by the coding sequence ATGAAAGCGCGTAAATACAATAAAGAAGGCGTATTCGTAAGCGAAGTTGAACTTCCGGCAGAATTATTTGCTACCGGCATTTCGCTTGGAGCCATCTATGATGCGGTTAAAGCTGAAAATGCGAACAACAGACAAGGAACACATTCTACTAAGGATCGTTCCGAAGTTCGCGGTGGGGGAATCAAACCTTGGGCTCAAAAAGGAACTGGTCGTGCAAGACAAGGATCCATCAGAGCTCCACATTTCGTTGGTGGTGGTATCATTCATGGACCAAAACCAAGAGATTATTCCTCTAACTTGTCACGCAGCGTTAAGAAAAAGGCTGTTCTCTCTATCCTTAACAAAAAGGCAGAAGAAAACAGAATCGCGATCATAGAAGACGTAGAACCTTCTTCTTACTCTACAAAATCCATCTACAACATTTTGAAGAACATGGAAATTGCAGAGAAGGGTAACGTGGGTTTTGTGGTAGCTGGTGAAAACCAATTCCTCAAAAAATCCACTCGCAATATAGAGAACCTCAAATATGTGAACAGCAAACGAGTCGTTTGCCGAGACATCCTCTATAATAACAATTTAGTAATCTCTGAAAGCGCTTTAAAAGAGCTTCAGGCTCAGTATTCTAAGAAAGGATAA
- the rplE gene encoding 50S ribosomal protein L5 yields MVPRLKSKYEAEIRPTLQKSLGFQSVMRVPKLEKIVINVGMGEAHTNPKAMEACLIEIGQITGQRPVKTFAKKSIAGFKVREGMVLGCKVTLRGHHMYEFLDRFINVALPRVRDFRGVNPKGFDGRGNYNLSVKEQIIFPEIHFDKINTIYGINITFVTNTEVDKEAFELFQAFGMPYRTAGK; encoded by the coding sequence ATGGTACCTAGGCTTAAATCAAAATACGAAGCGGAAATCCGCCCTACACTACAAAAGTCACTCGGCTTTCAAAGTGTGATGCGAGTTCCCAAACTAGAAAAAATCGTGATCAACGTTGGTATGGGCGAAGCTCACACGAACCCAAAAGCGATGGAAGCATGTCTTATCGAAATTGGTCAAATCACAGGCCAAAGACCAGTGAAAACATTCGCTAAGAAATCCATTGCGGGTTTCAAAGTGAGAGAAGGGATGGTGCTTGGTTGCAAAGTTACCCTTCGTGGTCATCATATGTATGAGTTCCTTGACAGATTCATTAACGTGGCTCTTCCACGGGTTCGTGACTTTCGCGGAGTAAATCCGAAAGGTTTCGACGGTCGAGGAAATTACAACCTGTCCGTAAAAGAACAGATCATCTTCCCTGAGATTCATTTTGATAAAATCAATACTATCTATGGGATCAATATCACTTTCGTAACGAACACGGAAGTGGACAAAGAAGCGTTCGAATTATTCCAAGCCTTCGGTATGCCTTACCGAACGGCAGGTAAGTAG
- the rplC gene encoding 50S ribosomal protein L3 has protein sequence MAKGLIGEKLGMAHIFNNEGKMVTVTVLRVGPCFVSQVKTSANDGYEAVQLAFGDAKEKHMTKAEVGHIKKANIAAPKKTLIEFKGFEDVAVGAEVKLADVFALNDTVKVTGTSKGKGTQGVVKRHGFAGGPAGHGSRFQRHPGSIGSNTTPGRVFKGLKMGGRMGSEQSTVRNLKVVKIDADANLVFVSGPVPGRERGIVTIEKIG, from the coding sequence ATGGCTAAAGGTTTAATCGGCGAAAAATTGGGCATGGCCCACATATTCAATAACGAAGGTAAGATGGTTACTGTAACCGTTTTACGCGTGGGTCCTTGTTTTGTGTCCCAGGTAAAAACATCTGCGAATGACGGCTACGAAGCGGTTCAATTAGCATTTGGTGATGCCAAGGAAAAACACATGACGAAGGCCGAAGTTGGACACATTAAAAAAGCTAACATTGCCGCTCCTAAAAAAACTCTGATTGAATTCAAAGGTTTTGAAGATGTAGCAGTTGGTGCTGAGGTAAAACTCGCTGATGTGTTTGCTTTAAACGACACGGTGAAAGTGACCGGAACATCTAAGGGAAAGGGAACACAAGGTGTTGTAAAACGCCACGGTTTTGCTGGTGGTCCTGCTGGACATGGTTCCAGATTCCAAAGACATCCTGGTTCGATTGGTTCTAATACAACTCCTGGACGTGTGTTCAAGGGTTTGAAGATGGGCGGAAGAATGGGTTCTGAACAGAGCACTGTTCGAAACCTGAAAGTAGTAAAAATTGATGCAGACGCCAATTTGGTATTTGTATCCGGTCCAGTTCCAGGAAGGGAACGCGGTATCGTTACGATAGAAAAAATCGGATAA
- the rpsJ gene encoding 30S ribosomal protein S10 — MAGQRIRVKLKAFDHRLIDQSTFEIVATAKRTGATVSGPIPLPTKKEIYTVLRSPHVNKKAREQFEMRTHKRLIDILNTNEDTVEALMKLQLPAGVSVDIKS; from the coding sequence ATGGCTGGACAAAGAATTCGCGTTAAGTTAAAAGCTTTCGATCATCGGTTGATTGACCAATCAACCTTTGAAATCGTTGCGACTGCGAAGAGGACCGGAGCTACTGTCTCCGGTCCAATCCCGCTTCCAACGAAAAAAGAAATCTACACGGTATTACGTTCTCCGCACGTGAATAAAAAAGCTAGAGAACAATTTGAAATGAGAACTCATAAGAGACTCATAGATATTTTAAATACGAATGAAGATACGGTAGAAGCCCTGATGAAGCTTCAACTCCCTGCTGGAGTTTCCGTAGATATTAAATCCTAA
- the rpmC gene encoding 50S ribosomal protein L29, giving the protein MKDDFKSLSPEDLKKEILSSSEEVRKARFQFGVTRSLENPKVIRNHKKRIAQALTVLREKELSAKGKLKQIAPKAGSAPKVAKTSKGKKK; this is encoded by the coding sequence ATGAAAGACGATTTTAAATCACTTTCTCCAGAAGATTTGAAGAAAGAAATTCTTTCCTCTTCCGAAGAAGTAAGAAAAGCAAGATTCCAATTTGGTGTCACAAGATCACTTGAGAACCCAAAAGTTATCCGCAATCATAAGAAGAGAATTGCCCAAGCATTAACTGTCCTTCGTGAGAAGGAATTATCTGCTAAAGGTAAACTCAAACAAATCGCACCGAAAGCTGGTTCGGCTCCAAAAGTCGCTAAAACAAGCAAAGGTAAGAAGAAGTAG
- the rpsH gene encoding 30S ribosomal protein S8, whose translation MSLSDPIADMLTRIRNAQQAKHELCVIPGSKIKKSILDLLKEEGFVDDVQTVKNGSFDDFQVKLKYDTEKKPVIRMIERVSTPGRRVYIQSGEIRPFRNNIGTLILSTSKGVMTGKRARKLRVGGEVLCKVF comes from the coding sequence ATGAGTCTTTCAGATCCAATCGCAGATATGCTAACAAGAATCAGAAACGCACAACAAGCTAAACATGAGCTTTGTGTGATTCCTGGTAGCAAAATCAAAAAGTCCATCCTAGATCTTCTTAAAGAAGAAGGTTTTGTAGATGATGTTCAAACTGTAAAAAATGGAAGTTTTGATGACTTCCAAGTGAAATTAAAATACGACACGGAAAAAAAACCGGTAATTCGTATGATCGAGAGAGTATCCACTCCTGGTCGTCGAGTTTATATCCAATCCGGTGAAATCCGCCCGTTCCGAAATAACATCGGAACTCTCATCCTTTCGACTTCGAAAGGTGTGATGACTGGGAAACGTGCTCGCAAACTCAGAGTAGGAGGGGAAGTTCTCTGTAAGGTATTCTAG
- a CDS encoding 50S ribosomal protein L23 produces the protein MNLENVILSPVVTEKSQDLQTIGERMGKRTVKYTFKVHPDANKTLIKQALKQMYNVVPTNVNVAVYRGKMKRFRNMPSPRPHYKKAVVTFADGANLDFAKV, from the coding sequence GTGAACCTAGAGAATGTAATCTTATCACCAGTTGTTACAGAAAAGTCGCAAGACCTTCAAACAATTGGAGAACGTATGGGAAAAAGAACTGTCAAGTATACGTTCAAAGTCCACCCGGATGCGAACAAAACTTTGATCAAACAGGCTCTGAAACAAATGTATAACGTCGTTCCAACAAATGTAAACGTAGCCGTTTACCGTGGGAAAATGAAACGTTTTAGAAACATGCCGTCCCCAAGACCTCACTACAAAAAAGCTGTAGTGACCTTTGCTGACGGAGCAAATTTGGATTTTGCTAAGGTTTAA
- the rplP gene encoding 50S ribosomal protein L16 → MLAPKRVKFRKRQRGRLKGKDERGSYVAFGEYGLKAISSGRITARQIEAARITINRQVKRGGKLWIRIFPHLPITKKPAETRMGKGKGNPEFWIAEIRPGRVLFEMAGIDEETARKALHLAAFKLPVETSFVKRNVL, encoded by the coding sequence ATGTTAGCACCTAAACGAGTAAAATTTAGAAAACGCCAAAGAGGGCGCTTAAAAGGTAAGGACGAAAGAGGTTCTTACGTTGCGTTCGGTGAGTATGGTTTAAAAGCCATTTCTTCCGGTCGTATCACTGCGCGCCAAATCGAAGCTGCAAGGATCACTATCAACCGCCAAGTAAAACGAGGTGGGAAATTGTGGATCAGGATCTTCCCTCATTTACCAATCACTAAAAAACCTGCTGAAACTCGTATGGGTAAAGGTAAAGGTAACCCGGAATTTTGGATTGCTGAAATCCGTCCAGGTCGCGTTCTTTTTGAGATGGCTGGTATTGATGAAGAAACAGCAAGAAAGGCACTTCACCTAGCAGCATTTAAATTGCCAGTAGAAACTTCATTTGTTAAGAGGAACGTTCTATGA
- the rplX gene encoding 50S ribosomal protein L24, with protein sequence MATKLAYRGSEPTKFKKTKIKKDDEVLVISGKEKGKKGKVLAIDKRKDRVYIEGVNKRKRFVRPTQENPQGGAIEIEFPIHISNVMFHDAKAENKAKPKKKIKAVRLGFAKKDGKSVRVTRPEGKEV encoded by the coding sequence ATGGCGACTAAGTTAGCATATAGAGGCTCCGAGCCCACTAAATTCAAAAAAACGAAAATCAAAAAGGACGATGAAGTTCTTGTGATTTCCGGTAAAGAAAAAGGAAAAAAAGGGAAAGTTCTAGCAATCGATAAACGCAAAGATCGTGTTTATATCGAAGGTGTGAACAAAAGAAAAAGATTCGTTCGCCCAACCCAAGAGAACCCTCAAGGTGGTGCGATTGAAATCGAATTCCCAATCCATATTTCCAATGTGATGTTTCACGACGCAAAAGCAGAGAACAAAGCGAAGCCAAAGAAGAAAATTAAGGCTGTACGATTGGGCTTTGCCAAGAAGGATGGTAAATCCGTACGAGTGACTCGACCAGAAGGGAAAGAAGTATAG
- the rpsC gene encoding 30S ribosomal protein S3 — protein MGQKVNPIGLRIGITRNWDSIWYSKQDYIKNLHEDIKIRRFLQKKFKNASVVKIVIERFPEKINVNLHTSKPGMVIGQKGQNIEAVKQELKKYADKPIGMNIIEVKKPEVIAQAIAETVALQIEQRMPFRRVMKAELRRAMRGGVEGVKIQISGRLNGADMARTEKYMEGRVPLHTLRAKIDFGFKEALTTFGQIGVKVWTYTGDYFPTNKEETDEDKYAVKRRTS, from the coding sequence ATGGGTCAGAAAGTAAATCCAATCGGACTACGAATCGGAATCACACGTAATTGGGATTCTATTTGGTATTCCAAACAAGATTACATCAAAAATCTTCACGAAGATATCAAGATCCGTAGATTCCTTCAGAAGAAATTTAAAAATGCATCCGTTGTAAAAATCGTAATCGAAAGATTCCCGGAAAAAATCAACGTAAACCTCCATACTTCTAAACCTGGTATGGTCATTGGTCAAAAAGGCCAAAACATCGAAGCGGTAAAACAAGAGCTAAAAAAATACGCTGATAAACCGATTGGGATGAACATCATCGAAGTGAAAAAACCAGAAGTAATTGCTCAAGCGATTGCTGAAACGGTTGCCCTTCAAATCGAACAAAGGATGCCATTCCGACGAGTGATGAAAGCAGAACTTCGTCGTGCTATGCGCGGTGGAGTGGAAGGTGTGAAAATCCAAATCTCCGGACGACTTAACGGAGCAGATATGGCGAGAACTGAGAAGTATATGGAAGGACGAGTTCCCCTTCATACTCTTCGTGCCAAAATTGACTTTGGATTCAAAGAAGCCCTTACCACTTTCGGTCAAATCGGTGTGAAAGTTTGGACTTATACTGGTGACTACTTCCCTACAAATAAGGAAGAGACCGATGAAGATAAATACGCTGTAAAACGTAGAACGAGTTAA
- a CDS encoding elongation factor G-like protein, whose product MKYRTIGIFAHIDSGKTTLTERILFEAGKISAVGSIEDGNTESDSLQEEIERGISIRTTFHSLNWKTTFGDFQIQLVDTPGHIDFRNQVTDLLPAMETAIVVLEAGTVVQSQARLVIEELTKASVPMVFFINKLDRFADEYLDTLVSLEEILGGAPVALFQKNEFGKLEFYFHEPSSFPKTIKEELISWSDDLLISSWNDLSAQTDFSLIGLQTGPKAGKLYPVYGGSAKTGEGVRELLDLVLWTEPKETENSSSQDLPLLVLSRRTNPEFGRYAVIYPTREIQWNELHSLWSRHVTNGDKDFTFSTKDDLTGENPFHFLDPESEETLTRLEKGKLVFLKNHPGLVLLPGQTVTHPKGILFEEEGLMSGRAQSPFSVLMEPEESSEKEFWLCRLEELVWEDPGYRVQKKEDTGQLVLLGRGELHLEIGIRRITERTEKKLTISSINIAKLEHLKKMSHKVALEHRAFEDQKSSGALIAVLEDTADFSKQIAFEVSLPEEVKNSIETSFLEACLHGFYGEEVVGLKFRVLSYEMPKGDLQTTLTLLKVAILAGVRELFPSNTYLVGPLTEVEVMVDADHLGVVLSDLSRRSAKVVSILEAVAGKSHLKANAPAQNLLGFSGALRNMTKGIGISWERTAFTYEFHAFLKE is encoded by the coding sequence ATGAAATACCGAACTATTGGAATTTTTGCACATATTGATTCGGGGAAAACGACTCTTACCGAACGGATCTTATTTGAGGCCGGCAAAATTTCCGCTGTGGGCTCCATTGAAGATGGAAATACAGAATCGGATTCCTTACAGGAAGAAATCGAAAGGGGAATTTCCATTCGAACTACCTTTCATTCCCTTAATTGGAAAACTACTTTCGGTGATTTTCAAATCCAACTTGTGGACACACCGGGCCATATTGACTTTCGAAACCAAGTGACAGACCTTTTGCCTGCTATGGAAACTGCGATTGTAGTTTTAGAAGCAGGCACTGTGGTCCAGTCCCAAGCGCGCCTTGTCATTGAAGAACTAACGAAAGCCTCTGTTCCTATGGTATTTTTTATCAACAAACTGGACAGGTTCGCAGATGAATATCTAGATACTCTTGTCTCTTTAGAAGAAATTTTGGGCGGAGCTCCTGTAGCCCTCTTTCAAAAAAATGAATTTGGAAAATTGGAATTCTATTTTCATGAACCATCCTCTTTCCCAAAAACAATAAAAGAAGAATTAATTTCATGGAGTGATGATCTCTTGATTTCCTCCTGGAACGATCTTTCGGCCCAAACGGACTTTTCGCTGATTGGCTTACAAACAGGTCCGAAAGCTGGAAAACTATATCCCGTGTACGGAGGTTCCGCCAAAACAGGGGAGGGTGTTCGGGAACTTTTGGATTTGGTGCTTTGGACGGAACCAAAGGAAACCGAGAATTCCTCTTCTCAGGATCTACCGCTTCTTGTTCTTTCTAGAAGGACAAACCCAGAGTTTGGCCGGTATGCAGTCATATACCCTACACGGGAAATACAATGGAATGAGCTCCACTCGCTTTGGAGTCGTCATGTTACTAATGGCGACAAAGACTTCACGTTTTCCACAAAGGATGATCTTACAGGGGAAAACCCTTTTCATTTCCTAGATCCAGAATCAGAGGAAACCTTAACGAGACTAGAGAAAGGAAAATTGGTTTTCCTAAAAAATCACCCAGGGTTAGTTCTATTGCCAGGCCAAACTGTGACTCATCCAAAAGGCATTCTTTTTGAAGAAGAAGGTCTAATGTCCGGTAGGGCCCAAAGTCCCTTTTCGGTTCTTATGGAACCTGAAGAATCTTCGGAAAAAGAATTTTGGTTATGTCGTTTAGAGGAACTAGTATGGGAAGATCCGGGGTATCGGGTCCAAAAGAAAGAAGATACCGGACAGTTGGTACTTCTAGGTAGGGGGGAACTCCATTTAGAAATCGGAATCCGGCGAATCACCGAGAGAACGGAAAAAAAACTCACAATTAGTTCTATAAACATTGCCAAATTAGAGCATCTTAAAAAAATGTCTCATAAGGTTGCCCTAGAGCATCGTGCCTTTGAAGACCAAAAATCAAGCGGCGCGCTCATCGCAGTCCTGGAAGATACTGCCGACTTTTCGAAGCAAATTGCCTTCGAGGTAAGTCTTCCGGAAGAAGTAAAAAATTCGATAGAAACGTCCTTTTTGGAAGCCTGCTTACACGGGTTCTACGGTGAGGAAGTTGTAGGTCTCAAGTTCCGTGTCCTCTCGTATGAGATGCCGAAGGGAGACTTACAAACCACTTTAACGCTTTTGAAAGTAGCGATACTTGCGGGCGTAAGGGAATTGTTTCCTTCAAACACATATTTGGTCGGACCCCTCACAGAAGTAGAAGTGATGGTGGACGCAGACCATTTAGGTGTAGTTCTTTCTGATCTAAGTCGCAGAAGCGCTAAGGTGGTCTCCATCTTGGAAGCTGTGGCAGGGAAGAGTCACTTAAAAGCCAATGCACCGGCCCAAAACCTGCTTGGCTTTTCAGGGGCTCTTAGAAACATGACCAAAGGCATCGGCATTTCTTGGGAAAGGACTGCTTTTACCTATGAATTTCATGCATTTTTAAAGGAGTAA
- the tuf gene encoding elongation factor Tu: protein MAKEKFDRSKPHLNIGTIGHVDHGKTTLTAAITTTLAKLVGGKNKAIAYDQIDNAPEEKARGITIATSHQEYETPNRHYAHVDCPGHADYVKNMITGAAQMDAAILVVSATDGAMPQTKEHILLARQVGVPYIVVYLNKADMLAADERDDMVEMVKEEIKDLLNKYNFPGDKTPFISGSALKALEGEDSDLGMKSILKLMEAVDTYVPNPTRIVDKPFLMPVEDVFSITGRGTVATGRVEQGVLKINDEIEIVGIRDTSKSVVTGIEMFRKLLDQAEAGDNIGALLRGTKKEDIERGQVLAKPGTITPHRKFKAEVYVLTKDEGGRHTPFFNNYRPQFYFRTTDITGVCNLPGGMEMVMPGDNVTMSIELIHPIAMDQGLKFAIREGGRTIGSGVVAEIVE, encoded by the coding sequence ATGGCTAAAGAAAAATTTGACCGTTCAAAACCACACTTAAACATCGGAACAATTGGTCACGTTGACCACGGTAAAACAACCCTAACAGCAGCGATCACAACGACGCTTGCGAAGTTAGTGGGTGGAAAAAACAAAGCGATTGCTTACGACCAAATCGACAACGCGCCCGAAGAAAAGGCTCGTGGGATTACTATTGCAACGTCTCACCAGGAGTATGAAACTCCAAACCGTCACTACGCACACGTAGATTGCCCGGGACACGCGGACTATGTTAAAAACATGATTACTGGTGCTGCTCAGATGGACGCTGCGATTCTCGTAGTATCTGCAACTGACGGTGCTATGCCACAAACTAAAGAACACATCCTTCTTGCTCGCCAAGTAGGGGTTCCTTACATCGTGGTTTACCTCAACAAAGCGGACATGCTTGCTGCTGATGAAAGAGACGATATGGTTGAGATGGTTAAAGAGGAAATCAAAGACCTTCTTAACAAATACAACTTTCCTGGTGATAAAACACCTTTCATCTCTGGTTCTGCATTAAAAGCTCTTGAAGGTGAAGATTCCGACCTAGGAATGAAATCCATTTTGAAACTTATGGAAGCTGTTGATACTTACGTTCCAAACCCTACACGTATTGTTGATAAACCTTTCCTTATGCCAGTTGAGGACGTATTCTCAATCACTGGTCGTGGAACTGTTGCAACTGGTCGTGTGGAGCAAGGTGTTCTTAAGATCAACGACGAGATCGAAATCGTTGGTATCCGTGATACATCTAAATCAGTTGTTACTGGTATCGAGATGTTCCGTAAACTACTCGATCAAGCAGAAGCAGGAGACAATATTGGTGCTCTTCTTCGCGGAACTAAAAAAGAAGACATCGAAAGAGGTCAAGTTCTTGCGAAACCGGGTACTATCACTCCACACAGAAAATTTAAAGCGGAAGTTTACGTTCTTACTAAAGACGAAGGTGGACGTCATACTCCATTCTTTAACAACTACCGTCCTCAATTCTATTTCAGAACTACAGACATCACCGGTGTTTGTAACCTTCCTGGTGGAATGGAGATGGTTATGCCGGGAGATAACGTTACGATGTCAATCGAACTTATCCACCCAATTGCTATGGACCAAGGTTTGAAGTTCGCTATCCGTGAGGGTGGAAGAACAATTGGTTCTGGTGTTGTTGCGGAGATCGTTGAGTAA
- the rplV gene encoding 50S ribosomal protein L22 has protein sequence MEAKAVGKHLRISARKARLVADEVRGYDYKEAIDILRFTNKAASSMIINLLNSAVANAVQMNESLDPSSLYVKKIYVDDGPIMKRFRPRARGRASRIRKRLSHITVVVSEIEKKVS, from the coding sequence ATGGAAGCAAAAGCAGTAGGAAAACACCTCAGAATTTCTGCCAGAAAAGCTCGCCTGGTTGCTGATGAAGTTCGTGGATACGATTATAAAGAAGCCATTGATATCTTACGTTTTACAAACAAAGCGGCAAGTTCAATGATCATCAACTTGTTAAACTCGGCAGTTGCGAACGCAGTACAAATGAATGAAAGTTTGGATCCAAGTTCACTTTATGTTAAAAAAATCTATGTGGACGACGGCCCAATCATGAAACGTTTCCGTCCGAGAGCACGTGGTCGTGCTTCTAGGATCCGTAAACGCCTAAGTCACATCACTGTTGTCGTATCTGAAATCGAAAAGAAGGTTAGCTAA
- the rplB gene encoding 50S ribosomal protein L2 produces the protein MGIRKLKPTTQSSRYYSVLDFKEITEVVPYKPLTANISYKAGRDNKGRIAVRRKGGRNKRKFRIIDFKRNKFGIPATVKTIEYDPNRSAFIALICYADGEYRYILAPNGLKVGDKIESGANAEIKLGNTLPLDKIPAGTNVHNIELHIGKGGQIARTAGSFAVISAKDGDYVSLKLPSSEIRKVRKECLATIGELSNKDHNLVIIGKAGRNRWLGKRPKVRGVVMNPVDHPLGGGEGRTSGGRHPVTPWGKPTKGFKTRKTRPSDRFIVQRRKKNRNR, from the coding sequence ATGGGAATTAGAAAACTTAAACCCACAACGCAGTCTAGCCGGTATTATTCGGTCCTAGATTTCAAAGAAATCACAGAAGTGGTGCCTTACAAACCGCTCACAGCCAACATTTCTTATAAAGCTGGTCGTGACAATAAGGGACGTATCGCTGTTAGACGCAAAGGTGGACGTAACAAAAGAAAGTTCCGTATCATCGATTTCAAACGTAACAAGTTCGGAATCCCTGCGACTGTAAAAACAATCGAATACGATCCAAACCGTTCAGCATTTATTGCGCTTATCTGTTACGCAGATGGGGAATACCGATACATTTTGGCTCCTAACGGTTTAAAAGTTGGGGACAAAATCGAATCTGGTGCAAATGCAGAGATCAAACTAGGGAACACACTTCCTTTAGATAAAATCCCTGCAGGAACTAACGTTCACAACATTGAACTACATATCGGAAAAGGCGGCCAAATCGCTCGCACGGCAGGATCTTTTGCTGTGATCTCCGCTAAAGATGGTGACTATGTATCTCTTAAACTCCCTTCTTCGGAAATCCGAAAAGTGCGTAAAGAGTGTTTAGCGACTATCGGAGAACTTTCCAATAAAGACCATAACTTGGTAATCATTGGTAAAGCGGGACGTAACCGTTGGTTAGGAAAAAGACCGAAAGTAAGAGGGGTCGTTATGAACCCTGTGGACCACCCACTCGGTGGTGGTGAAGGTAGAACTTCCGGAGGTCGTCACCCTGTGACTCCTTGGGGTAAACCTACGAAAGGATTTAAAACACGTAAGACTAGACCGTCTGACCGTTTTATTGTCCAAAGACGTAAGAAAAACAGGAATAGGTAG
- the rpsS gene encoding 30S ribosomal protein S19: MARSLKKGPFIDDHLMKKITSLNSEGKKTPFKSWSRRSTIYPDMIGHTVMIHNGKAFVPVYVNENMIGHKLGEFAPTRTFKGHGGDKKVAKK, encoded by the coding sequence ATGGCTAGAAGCTTAAAAAAAGGTCCGTTCATTGACGACCACCTCATGAAAAAAATTACGAGCCTAAACTCTGAAGGGAAAAAAACGCCCTTCAAGTCTTGGTCCAGAAGAAGTACCATTTATCCAGATATGATTGGTCATACAGTCATGATTCATAATGGCAAAGCGTTTGTTCCTGTTTATGTGAATGAAAACATGATCGGTCACAAACTCGGTGAATTTGCTCCCACTAGAACCTTCAAAGGTCACGGTGGAGACAAAAAAGTAGCGAAGAAATAG
- the rplN gene encoding 50S ribosomal protein L14, which produces MIQQETILQVADNSGVKKVMCVKVLGGSKKRYATLGDEIIVAVKEAQPAYGLRDGQGKKVHNKAVQRAVVVRTKKEVRRPDGTYIRFDDNAVAIIDDKGNPKGTRIFGPVARELRDKKYMKIISLAPEVL; this is translated from the coding sequence ATGATTCAACAAGAAACTATTTTACAAGTAGCCGATAACTCGGGTGTGAAAAAAGTCATGTGCGTGAAAGTGCTTGGCGGTTCCAAAAAACGCTACGCAACGCTTGGTGACGAGATTATCGTCGCTGTGAAAGAAGCACAACCTGCATACGGTCTTCGTGACGGGCAAGGGAAAAAAGTGCATAACAAAGCGGTTCAAAGAGCAGTTGTTGTGAGAACGAAAAAAGAAGTTCGTCGTCCCGATGGAACTTACATTCGTTTCGATGACAATGCCGTTGCCATCATTGATGACAAAGGGAATCCAAAAGGAACCAGGATCTTCGGACCTGTTGCCCGTGAACTACGCGATAAAAAATACATGAAAATTATATCTCTAGCTCCGGAGGTTCTCTAA
- a CDS encoding type Z 30S ribosomal protein S14 produces MAKKSMMERHAKEQKFKVREYNRCPLCGRSRAYLRRFDMCRLCFRDLASKAQIPGVKKSSW; encoded by the coding sequence ATGGCGAAAAAATCAATGATGGAACGCCACGCCAAAGAGCAAAAATTCAAAGTGAGAGAGTACAATCGTTGCCCTCTTTGTGGTCGATCACGCGCTTATTTGCGCCGCTTTGATATGTGTCGTCTTTGCTTCCGGGACCTTGCTAGCAAGGCTCAGATCCCCGGTGTGAAAAAGTCCTCCTGGTAA